In one Pseudomonadota bacterium genomic region, the following are encoded:
- the iolG gene encoding inositol 2-dehydrogenase, whose translation MLRVGLLGAGRIGAVHAAAITRHGGSELVAISDFHSEVADKLASEHQAAARTTEEIIGDPDIDAVLIATSTDTHSDLIEAATAASKAVLCEKPVDLSLARARACEEAIASSGQPVMIGFNRRFDVNFSQLKSALEAGEIGQPELLSITSFDPAPPPVSYIKVSGGLFRDMMIHDFDMSQFLMGEAPVTIMATASSLVDREIGDAGDVDTAVVTLTYDDGRIAVIRNSRRAAYGYDQRVELLGSEGLLEVENVQENRLVKSTSEGIMSAKPTYFFLERYMASYAAEWSAFVTAVTDGAPMPVTLQEGISALVMAEAATISARSGKPVALADI comes from the coding sequence ATGCTCAGGGTTGGGCTTTTGGGCGCGGGCCGGATCGGCGCGGTACATGCGGCAGCGATCACCAGGCATGGCGGGTCAGAGCTCGTGGCGATTTCCGATTTTCACTCTGAAGTCGCGGATAAACTGGCGTCCGAGCATCAGGCCGCTGCCCGGACGACCGAAGAGATCATCGGCGACCCGGATATCGACGCCGTTCTGATCGCCACGTCCACCGACACGCACTCTGACCTCATTGAAGCGGCGACGGCCGCTAGCAAGGCGGTGTTGTGCGAGAAACCCGTGGATCTCAGCCTTGCGCGGGCTCGAGCCTGCGAGGAGGCCATCGCAAGCTCGGGGCAGCCCGTCATGATCGGCTTCAACCGACGCTTCGACGTCAACTTCTCGCAGCTGAAATCAGCGCTTGAGGCGGGCGAGATCGGCCAACCGGAATTGCTCTCGATCACGTCCTTCGATCCCGCGCCACCGCCGGTATCCTACATCAAGGTCTCAGGGGGGCTCTTCCGAGACATGATGATCCATGACTTCGACATGTCTCAATTCCTGATGGGGGAGGCGCCCGTCACCATTATGGCGACGGCGAGTTCCCTCGTGGACCGAGAGATCGGCGACGCAGGAGATGTGGATACCGCCGTCGTCACCCTGACCTATGACGACGGGCGTATCGCGGTGATCAGGAATTCCCGGCGCGCCGCGTATGGATATGATCAGCGCGTGGAACTGCTGGGCTCGGAAGGGCTCCTCGAGGTTGAGAATGTGCAGGAGAACCGCCTGGTGAAGTCCACGTCCGAGGGTATCATGAGTGCGAAGCCCACCTACTTCTTCCTGGAACGCTACATGGCTTCTTACGCTGCGGAGTGGTCAGCCTTTGTAACAGCGGTAACGGACGGCGCCCCGATGCCGGTGACGCTTCAAGAGGGCATCTCGGCGCTCGTCATGGCCGAGGCAGCGACGATTTCCGCCCGTTCCGGGAAGCCCGTGGCGCTCGCCGACATCTAG
- a CDS encoding TRAP transporter fused permease subunit yields MADKSAQLNDLDEEEALIADGVDEEPVEGNRRLFDGTSLIFVASLATIYAAFHMLALNGVSISNLTGVEIGFLPQFPLETWNFRIIHVAGALALGFLIFSAHRFADDAKPSPSIVTYASALCVIPAVIAGVTAIGFANTIASGTLPEMGGLTTWAAFPGTEIYQAEVTWFGIPLLIATFGALVLGWFERRERSQFAASDAVLALCGIVVALYLVAIYGTAARNAVGTPFVPIGIAFAATAGSALILELTRRVAGLALVIITAVFLLYTFTAHLLPGILAVQSPYSWQRFFGHVYSDAGILGPTTAVSSTYIILFIIFAAFLQASKVGDYFVNFAFAAAGRARGGPAKVAIFASGLMGMINGTSAGNVVATGSLTIPLMKKVGYHKKTAGAVEAAASTGGQIMPPIMGAGAFIMAEITGIPYQEIAIAAIIPAVLYFVSVYFMVDFEAAKLGMRGMREDELPKLNKMLRQVYLFVPIIILIYALFLGYSVIRAGTLATVAAAVVSWLTPHRMGLKSILKAFELAGVMSIQIIAVCACAGIIVGVISLTGVGARFSAVLLDLAATSQLLALFFAMCIAILLGMGMPTTAAYAVAASVVAPGLVQLGIPQLTAHFFVFYFAVLSAITPPVALASYAAAGISGANPMETSVTSFKIGIAAFIVPFMFFYNGALLMDGETVEILRAAVTAIVGVFFLSSGVQGWFFGGRSAWFVRLGVIVAALFMIEGGLVTDLIGVGTAAAMLAIQRVFRPDPSAPIRVRGAD; encoded by the coding sequence ATGGCCGACAAAAGCGCTCAGTTGAACGATCTCGATGAGGAAGAGGCGCTCATCGCGGATGGCGTGGATGAAGAGCCTGTCGAAGGCAATCGACGGCTCTTCGATGGCACCTCCCTCATCTTCGTCGCCAGCCTCGCGACCATCTACGCGGCCTTCCACATGCTCGCGCTCAACGGCGTCTCCATCTCGAACCTCACGGGTGTCGAGATCGGCTTCCTGCCTCAGTTCCCACTGGAAACCTGGAATTTCCGCATCATCCATGTGGCCGGGGCCCTGGCGCTCGGATTTCTGATATTCTCAGCACACCGGTTTGCCGACGACGCAAAACCCTCACCAAGCATCGTAACCTACGCTTCAGCGCTTTGCGTCATTCCCGCCGTCATCGCAGGTGTCACGGCCATTGGCTTTGCCAACACCATCGCATCCGGAACACTCCCCGAGATGGGGGGGCTGACCACGTGGGCCGCCTTTCCCGGCACGGAGATCTATCAGGCCGAAGTCACCTGGTTCGGCATCCCGCTCCTGATTGCCACTTTCGGCGCGCTGGTCCTCGGCTGGTTCGAACGGAGAGAGCGCAGCCAGTTTGCCGCGTCTGATGCGGTCCTTGCCTTGTGCGGGATCGTGGTGGCTCTCTACCTCGTCGCGATCTACGGAACCGCCGCGCGCAACGCGGTGGGCACACCTTTCGTGCCAATCGGCATCGCGTTCGCCGCCACGGCAGGCTCCGCATTAATCCTCGAGCTGACGCGCCGTGTGGCGGGCCTTGCCCTCGTCATCATCACAGCGGTCTTTCTCCTCTACACCTTCACCGCGCACCTGCTTCCCGGCATTCTGGCGGTCCAAAGCCCCTACAGCTGGCAGCGCTTCTTTGGGCACGTGTATTCCGACGCGGGCATCCTCGGGCCGACTACGGCGGTGTCCTCCACCTACATCATCTTGTTCATTATCTTCGCCGCGTTTCTGCAGGCCTCGAAGGTGGGTGACTACTTCGTCAACTTCGCCTTCGCCGCGGCAGGACGCGCGCGCGGCGGCCCGGCCAAGGTGGCGATCTTTGCCTCGGGCCTTATGGGCATGATCAACGGAACGTCCGCAGGCAATGTCGTGGCGACCGGCTCGCTCACCATCCCGCTCATGAAAAAGGTGGGCTACCACAAGAAGACCGCCGGCGCCGTGGAAGCCGCCGCCTCCACCGGTGGCCAGATCATGCCGCCGATCATGGGCGCGGGCGCCTTCATCATGGCCGAGATCACCGGCATTCCCTACCAGGAGATCGCGATCGCGGCGATCATCCCGGCCGTGCTCTACTTCGTCTCCGTCTACTTCATGGTCGACTTCGAGGCCGCAAAGCTCGGCATGCGCGGCATGCGCGAGGACGAGCTGCCCAAGCTCAACAAGATGCTGCGGCAGGTCTACCTGTTCGTGCCAATCATCATCCTGATCTACGCGCTCTTTCTGGGCTACTCGGTCATTCGGGCTGGCACGCTGGCGACCGTGGCTGCGGCTGTCGTCAGCTGGCTCACGCCTCATCGCATGGGACTGAAATCCATACTCAAGGCGTTCGAACTTGCGGGCGTCATGTCGATCCAGATCATCGCGGTCTGCGCCTGCGCTGGCATCATCGTCGGCGTCATCTCCCTCACAGGTGTGGGCGCACGCTTCTCCGCCGTATTGCTCGATCTGGCGGCCACGTCGCAGCTTCTGGCGCTCTTCTTTGCCATGTGTATCGCGATCCTTCTCGGCATGGGGATGCCCACGACAGCTGCCTATGCCGTGGCTGCGTCGGTTGTCGCACCGGGCCTCGTGCAGCTCGGCATCCCCCAACTCACCGCGCATTTCTTTGTGTTTTACTTCGCGGTCCTTTCAGCCATCACTCCGCCCGTGGCTCTTGCGAGCTATGCTGCGGCAGGCATCTCCGGCGCAAACCCGATGGAGACGTCGGTGACATCATTCAAGATCGGCATCGCGGCCTTCATCGTCCCCTTCATGTTCTTCTACAACGGCGCCCTTCTCATGGACGGCGAAACAGTGGAAATACTGCGCGCTGCCGTGACCGCCATCGTCGGGGTCTTCTTCCTCAGCTCCGGTGTCCAAGGGTGGTTCTTCGGCGGGCGCTCGGCATGGTTTGTTCGGCTGGGGGTCATTGTGGCCGCGCTCTTCATGATCGAGGGGGGCCTCGTCACGGATTTGATCGGCGTTGGAACAGCCGCAGCGATGCTGGCCATACAGCGTGTGTTCCGCCCCGATCCTTCCGCACCCATCCGAGTGAGAGGGGCGGACTGA
- the iolB gene encoding 5-deoxy-glucuronate isomerase produces MANLLRKPFGTRGEVHRITPESAGWRYVGFSLHRLREGDSASDTTGGREVIIVLVEGKAHLKGAGQDWGVLGDRMDVFEKSPPHCLYLPNGTDWTARAETDCTIAVCSAPGHGGHNAQRIGPSGISLTERGKGTNTRYINNIAMEAEDVADSLLVTEVFTPAGHWSSYPSHRHDEDDYPRITYLEETYYHRLNPNTGFGIQRVYTDDGTLDETMAVQDGDVVLVPRGHHPCGAPYGFEMYYLNVMAGPLRKWRFVAAPEVQWIMDRDAT; encoded by the coding sequence ATGGCCAATCTGCTTCGAAAGCCATTCGGCACGAGAGGCGAGGTGCACCGCATCACGCCGGAGAGTGCGGGTTGGCGCTATGTCGGGTTCTCCTTGCATCGCCTGCGGGAAGGGGACAGCGCGTCGGATACGACGGGCGGGCGGGAAGTCATCATCGTGCTCGTGGAGGGCAAGGCGCACCTTAAAGGCGCGGGACAGGATTGGGGTGTGCTGGGCGACCGGATGGACGTCTTCGAGAAGTCTCCGCCTCATTGTCTTTATTTGCCAAATGGCACGGACTGGACCGCGCGTGCAGAGACGGATTGCACGATTGCCGTATGCTCTGCGCCGGGTCACGGGGGGCATAACGCCCAGCGGATAGGCCCGTCCGGCATCAGCCTCACAGAGCGCGGCAAGGGGACGAACACACGCTACATCAACAACATCGCCATGGAAGCCGAGGACGTGGCGGATAGCCTGCTGGTGACAGAAGTATTCACCCCAGCGGGCCATTGGTCATCCTACCCCTCACATCGCCATGACGAGGATGACTACCCGCGCATTACCTACCTGGAAGAGACCTATTACCACAGGCTCAATCCCAATACCGGTTTCGGGATCCAGCGGGTCTACACCGATGACGGCACCTTGGATGAAACGATGGCTGTCCAGGATGGCGACGTCGTTCTCGTGCCTCGCGGCCACCACCCCTGTGGCGCGCCCTACGGCTTTGAAATGTATTACCTGAACGTCATGGCCGGGCCGCTTCGAAAATGGCGCTTCGTCGCGGCGCCAGAGGTGCAGTGGATCATGGATCGGGATGCGACTTGA
- a CDS encoding ABC-type transport auxiliary lipoprotein family protein produces MRILLVSFALLLAACSEDQFVQAPQVEVTERVRTSFSSIEVREVSLPSYASGEEIAVSSGGAIIFSEALWADDPTRAVTLALARNLKEITGARVASEPWPFDSFPAARVDVRVEEFTISDGVVRLAGQYFVADQEGRGRDHAHLFDLSRPVAGASAAAAGAGRSALIADLAREIARDAL; encoded by the coding sequence ATGCGTATTCTTCTTGTTTCCTTTGCTTTGCTTCTGGCCGCGTGCTCCGAGGATCAATTCGTTCAAGCGCCACAGGTGGAAGTGACAGAGCGCGTCCGCACCTCCTTTTCATCAATTGAGGTGCGAGAGGTCTCTCTCCCGTCCTACGCGTCCGGCGAAGAAATCGCGGTGTCGAGCGGCGGCGCGATTATTTTCTCAGAGGCGCTTTGGGCAGACGATCCGACGCGAGCCGTGACCCTCGCGCTCGCGCGCAATCTCAAGGAGATCACCGGGGCGCGCGTGGCGTCCGAGCCTTGGCCTTTTGACTCATTTCCGGCGGCACGCGTGGATGTCCGGGTGGAAGAGTTCACCATCAGCGATGGGGTCGTCCGGCTGGCGGGGCAATACTTTGTGGCCGATCAAGAAGGACGCGGGCGTGATCATGCGCACCTGTTTGACCTGAGCCGCCCCGTGGCTGGCGCGTCAGCAGCCGCGGCCGGAGCGGGCCGGTCTGCTCTCATCGCAGACCTTGCACGGGAAATCGCGCGAGACGCACTTTAA
- a CDS encoding bifunctional aconitate hydratase 2/2-methylisocitrate dehydratase: MSLYADYLAEIEARKADGLHPKPIDDGDLTAEIIGQIKDRDHPQRDASLNFFIYNTLPGTTAAGRVKAQFLKAVALGTEQVPEITPEFAFELLSHMKGGPSVEVLLDIALSDAAEQAAQAADVLKTQVFLYDADMQRLGDALKEGNAVAKDILESYAKAEFFTKLDDVEDEIDVVTYIAAEGDISTDLLSPGNQAHSRADRELHGKCLISQEAQDEIEALKKDHPGKRVMLVAEKGTMGVGSSRMSGVNNVALWTGKQASPYVPFVNIAPIVAGTNGISPIFLTTVGVTGGIGVDLKNWVKKVDENGKPILGNDGNAILEQRYSVATGTVLKINTKEKKLYSEDGEELVDMSASFTPQKMEFMKAGGSYAVVFGKKLQTFAAEALGQELKSAFAPSKEISHAGQGLTAVEKIFNANAQGTTPGKVLHAGSDVRVKVNIVGSQDTTGLMTMQELEAMAATVVSPLVDGAYQSGCHTASVWDLKAQANTPRLMKFMNDFGLVTGRDPKGVYHAMTDVIHKVLNDITVDDWAIIIGGDSHTRMSKGVAFGADSGTVALALATGEASMPIPESVKVTFTGQMADHMDFRDVVHATQAQMLEQHGDNVFQGRVIEVHIGTLLADQAFTFTDWTAEMKAKASVCISNDETLIGSLELAKSRIQIMIDKGMEHESGMLAKLIGIADARIAQIKSGEKPALRPDEDAKYFAEVVVDLDKIDEPMIADPDVQNADVSKRYTHDTIRPISFYRDKKVDLGFVGSCMVHKGDVKIVAQMLRNLEAAYGNVKFEAPLVVAAPTYNIIDELKAEGDWEILQKYAGFEFDDAAPKQKARTEYENILYLERPGCNLCMGNQEKAGKGDTVLATSTRLFKGRVVEDSADKLGESLLASTPVVVLSAILGRTPTVDEYKTAVEGIDLTKFAPPQKTPLDALSVHY; the protein is encoded by the coding sequence ATGAGCCTCTACGCAGATTACCTCGCCGAGATCGAAGCGCGCAAAGCTGATGGGCTGCATCCGAAGCCCATCGATGATGGAGATCTGACGGCCGAGATCATCGGGCAAATCAAAGATCGTGACCATCCGCAAAGAGACGCGTCACTTAACTTCTTCATCTACAACACGCTTCCCGGGACGACCGCCGCAGGACGTGTGAAAGCGCAATTCCTCAAAGCTGTCGCACTGGGCACAGAGCAGGTCCCGGAGATTACGCCGGAATTCGCGTTCGAGCTTTTGAGCCACATGAAGGGCGGGCCATCGGTGGAAGTCTTGCTCGACATCGCGTTGAGCGATGCAGCTGAGCAGGCGGCGCAGGCTGCCGACGTGCTGAAGACGCAAGTGTTTCTCTATGACGCGGACATGCAGCGGCTCGGAGACGCCCTGAAAGAAGGGAATGCCGTCGCTAAGGACATCCTCGAAAGCTATGCCAAGGCGGAGTTCTTTACCAAGCTCGACGATGTCGAAGATGAGATCGATGTTGTCACTTACATCGCCGCGGAAGGCGACATCTCCACGGATCTGCTTTCCCCCGGCAATCAGGCACACTCACGCGCGGACCGCGAGCTGCATGGCAAATGCCTGATCTCGCAGGAGGCACAGGACGAGATCGAAGCGCTCAAGAAAGACCATCCCGGCAAGCGCGTGATGCTCGTCGCGGAGAAGGGCACGATGGGTGTGGGATCCTCCCGCATGTCCGGCGTGAACAACGTGGCGCTGTGGACGGGCAAACAGGCCTCGCCCTACGTCCCGTTTGTGAACATCGCTCCGATCGTGGCCGGCACGAACGGAATTTCACCCATCTTTCTCACCACGGTGGGCGTCACCGGCGGGATAGGTGTCGACCTCAAGAACTGGGTCAAGAAGGTCGACGAAAACGGCAAGCCGATCCTCGGGAATGATGGCAACGCAATCCTCGAGCAGCGCTATTCCGTCGCCACCGGCACCGTTCTGAAGATCAACACGAAAGAGAAGAAGCTCTACTCCGAAGACGGGGAGGAGCTTGTTGATATGTCCGCGTCCTTCACGCCTCAGAAGATGGAGTTCATGAAGGCTGGTGGCTCCTACGCCGTAGTTTTTGGCAAGAAGCTGCAGACATTCGCGGCCGAGGCTCTCGGGCAAGAGCTGAAATCGGCATTCGCGCCGTCCAAGGAGATCAGTCACGCGGGGCAGGGCCTCACGGCGGTCGAGAAGATCTTCAACGCCAATGCGCAGGGCACCACGCCGGGCAAGGTGCTCCATGCAGGATCGGACGTGCGGGTTAAGGTCAACATCGTGGGTTCGCAGGACACGACCGGGCTGATGACCATGCAAGAGCTCGAAGCCATGGCAGCCACCGTGGTCTCTCCTCTTGTGGACGGCGCGTACCAATCCGGCTGCCATACGGCCTCGGTCTGGGACCTGAAGGCGCAGGCCAACACGCCGCGGCTTATGAAATTCATGAACGATTTCGGCCTCGTCACAGGCCGTGATCCGAAAGGCGTCTATCACGCGATGACAGACGTGATCCACAAGGTGCTCAATGACATCACGGTCGACGATTGGGCGATCATCATAGGCGGCGACAGCCACACGCGCATGTCCAAAGGCGTGGCGTTTGGCGCGGATTCCGGCACCGTGGCGCTCGCGCTCGCGACCGGGGAAGCCTCCATGCCGATCCCGGAATCCGTCAAGGTCACCTTCACGGGGCAGATGGCCGATCACATGGATTTTCGTGATGTCGTTCATGCCACGCAGGCGCAGATGCTCGAACAGCATGGGGACAACGTTTTCCAGGGCCGCGTCATCGAGGTCCATATCGGGACGTTGCTTGCCGATCAGGCCTTCACCTTCACCGACTGGACGGCCGAGATGAAAGCGAAGGCTTCGGTCTGCATCTCAAACGACGAGACACTCATCGGCTCGCTCGAGCTCGCCAAGTCCCGCATCCAGATCATGATCGACAAAGGCATGGAGCATGAAAGCGGCATGCTGGCGAAGCTGATTGGCATTGCCGATGCCCGCATCGCGCAGATCAAATCGGGCGAGAAGCCAGCACTTCGCCCCGACGAGGATGCAAAGTACTTCGCCGAAGTCGTGGTGGATCTCGACAAGATCGACGAGCCCATGATTGCGGACCCGGACGTGCAGAACGCCGATGTCTCCAAGCGCTACACCCACGATACGATCCGCCCCATCAGCTTCTATCGCGACAAGAAGGTGGATCTCGGCTTTGTTGGCTCCTGCATGGTCCACAAGGGCGACGTGAAGATCGTGGCACAGATGCTGCGCAACCTTGAGGCGGCCTATGGGAACGTGAAGTTCGAGGCGCCGTTGGTGGTCGCCGCGCCGACCTACAACATCATCGACGAGCTGAAGGCAGAGGGCGATTGGGAGATCCTGCAGAAATATGCGGGCTTCGAATTCGACGATGCCGCGCCCAAGCAAAAGGCGCGGACGGAGTACGAGAACATCCTCTACCTGGAGCGGCCCGGCTGTAACCTGTGCATGGGCAATCAGGAGAAAGCAGGCAAGGGCGACACGGTGCTCGCGACGTCCACACGCCTTTTCAAGGGGCGCGTCGTGGAAGATTCTGCCGATAAACTCGGGGAGTCTCTTCTGGCGTCTACGCCCGTTGTGGTTCTCTCGGCCATCTTGGGGCGGACGCCGACAGTGGACGAGTACAAGACCGCAGTCGAAGGCATCGACCTCACCAAGTTTGCACCGCCGCAGAAGACACCGCTGGACGCACTTTCCGTGCACTACTGA
- a CDS encoding asparaginase domain-containing protein gives MRDVRIFVTGGTIDKIHDTRTEALGFSPDGATHIPEMLRVGRCHFPVVEVLMLKDSLHFEDADRAAISNAVKACAEESVVITHGTGTMEDTARYLEGQGTGDKTIVLTGAMRPFSLFSSDGEFNLGGAVVAAQVLPAGVWGVMNGRVFPAAHLHKNVEQGRFDA, from the coding sequence TTGAGAGACGTTCGCATCTTCGTCACCGGCGGCACAATCGACAAGATCCACGACACGCGGACCGAAGCGCTTGGCTTTTCGCCCGATGGGGCGACGCACATTCCCGAGATGCTGCGCGTCGGGCGTTGCCATTTCCCCGTCGTGGAGGTGCTGATGCTGAAAGACAGCCTGCACTTCGAGGATGCGGATCGCGCCGCGATCTCGAACGCGGTGAAGGCCTGCGCAGAGGAGAGTGTCGTCATCACCCACGGAACGGGGACCATGGAGGACACAGCTCGGTATCTCGAAGGGCAGGGCACCGGCGACAAGACCATCGTGCTCACAGGAGCCATGAGGCCGTTCTCGCTTTTTTCCTCGGATGGTGAGTTCAACCTCGGCGGCGCTGTCGTCGCCGCTCAGGTTCTTCCTGCCGGCGTGTGGGGTGTCATGAACGGGCGCGTCTTCCCGGCGGCGCATTTGCACAAGAACGTGGAGCAGGGGCGCTTCGACGCCTGA